One window from the genome of Sphaerotilus microaerophilus encodes:
- a CDS encoding host attachment protein yields the protein MSALNRYTVESVEHLGREMVQETAVKKNWLVVANSARARVLEVEAGLGQFTSVADLVHPQSRIKGVDLGDDRPGHVEGQGHGLGSAAYVARTDPHTREQDRFAREVAACVNDGVANGRCVGVTLVASDPFMGRLKSHLSQQARKLVLRTFEADYTTLHDAELAQRLLTHG from the coding sequence TTGAGTGCCCTCAATCGGTACACGGTCGAAAGCGTCGAGCATCTGGGCCGGGAAATGGTCCAGGAGACTGCTGTGAAGAAAAACTGGCTGGTGGTGGCGAACAGCGCACGTGCGCGGGTCCTCGAGGTCGAGGCCGGCCTGGGGCAGTTCACGAGCGTGGCCGATCTCGTGCACCCGCAGAGTCGCATAAAGGGCGTGGATCTCGGTGACGACCGACCGGGGCACGTCGAAGGACAGGGGCACGGCCTGGGCAGCGCCGCCTACGTTGCGCGCACCGATCCACACACCCGCGAGCAGGACCGCTTCGCCCGCGAAGTGGCCGCCTGCGTGAACGACGGAGTGGCGAACGGGCGCTGCGTCGGCGTCACGCTGGTGGCCTCGGATCCCTTCATGGGGCGCCTGAAGTCGCACCTGAGCCAGCAAGCGCGCAAGCTCGTGCTGCGCACCTTCGAGGCCGACTACACCACGCTGCACGACGCGGAGCTGGCGCAGCGGCTGCTGACACACGGTTGA
- a CDS encoding GH36-type glycosyl hydrolase domain-containing protein has protein sequence MAFPRLKHLIPQAGTDLQTLLEASRGALLPPLRAEIFGPQRLAAHGRSLGATHRAATPSWHAASFFPRLRSNIRVLREAHRFISAQARAGHEISPAAEWLLDNFHLIEAQFEAVHEGLPRNYYRALPVLLDEPLAGLPRVYGIAWAFVAHSDGAFDEELLLHFLSAYQESCELTLGEIWALPTTLRVVLMENLRRLAERVATHKAAREAANLCCDRLDACHPVPLDELLAAMNRRGVGAVFLAQLALRLREHGGDPAAPLRAWLHQALPDPPAALAQHNADLAADNLSVGNAVTSLRLIGEVDWTQLVARASQLMQVMLGSPLFEAEHTRTRDQTLHAIERIARRSRCSEIMVARALLGLMTTADADEQGNAAAHELGPAHWLNGEGWPALAQALGLPVGVAPAWRRARQRVVLPAYLGALLLGTLAAAGWLLRDGSGTVAWTGWTVLTVGLLALPASQAVVALINRLIGESVLPRRLPRLALAGGIPPAHRVMVVIPAMLSSPASTRALVHQLHLHHLANPEPCAQFALLTDWADADAPQAPGDEALLADAVAQVEALDRHCRSERADIDAEADAQADAPRFILLHRTREFSATEQRWIGWERKRGKLERLVSQLATGAPGAFLDLGRTSRIAPGVRHLVTLDSDTRLPPGRLRELVGVAAHPHNLPRLEADGRRVRSGFAILQPHVAAPLPAAREVTPYHWLFAGPCGIDPYSSATSELYQDLFDEGSFAGKGLLNVQAVHALLGGRLPEDQVLSHDLLEGALARCAALSDIAVVEVPPSHADVAASRRHRWMRGDWQLLPFLLQPRRWPLGAVNRWKMLDNLRRSLVSPAALAGLCLALAGSGVSPWRALLLVLLAFGAGPVMGALAGSTPSRRKVARRHFYRQVVTDWLRALGVALWQFAMLLQDALGAADAIVRALYRLGISRRHLLQWTTAEAAQAATATAAAASLRGTLRRHAAEPMAAAVLLAAAWALDTPYPGLSFALGLLWGCAPLWTWWGSRPTASLMGPMARLRTGLADDTQPPSVAERRMLAALARDTWRFFERCVSAQDHHLPPDNLQTAPHPILAHRTSPTNIGLYLLSAACARRFGWIDTADLLVRLEATLGTLRQMQRHRGHFLNWYDTRTLAPLLPMYVSTVDSGNLSGHLLAVAQACREWALATERPAESARLLALAEAFEPLAWEADFSFLYDRRRHLLHIGHRVADGLPDPACYDLLASESRLASLLAIAKGDVPLRHWTALGRPACAVGSTAGLRSWSGSMFEYFMPGLVLDEPEGSVLHEACRAALQEQVAWAQAHGLPWGVSESAYAANDHTLAYQYAPQGVPRLALRRTPPDEWVVAPYATVLAAGLAPHRACQNLATLETLGARSTYGFIEALDFTPARQIAGGGHTPVQTFMAHHQGMTIVALANLLLDGAARRWGMGNAYLQAVAPLLHERAPREVPVITAPPPIPPVPVRAGPSASLVREVRPDAEAVPPTQLLSNGHYSVTVRPNGAGWSRCGPVGLTRSRDDALRDALGSFLYLRHQRHAPVVSLTSHPAPDDAARYRSVFHADRVCFDADWPHLTARTTVWVSPEDDVELRRVELHNLGDRPIEIELISAFEVSLSPPLADEAHPAFANLFVSSRWQAAQQALLFERTPRLPSEPALKMAHFLAETDPQLLELQIQTDRQLWAGRNRAVDRPAAQLVAPPLHGATMPDGPCEAARGVEPGVALATGLDPVCALSVRLRLPPSGLARLTFATAASDQAGTLQAVIDKYRQSSQVERASLMSTTLAGVRLRALQTRAEDFAAIQRLTTALVSGLTRVRHEAACLPPEHTGGCDRRLLWAHGISGDRPILLVTVGTPQGLGLLRVLAQALRLWSWGGIACDVVVLNMEPVSYEMALAHALAALQQRSLSDDNLPGWPATSSLQVLRADEVGNEVLSTLRHLARLQLHADGRPLHHHVQAWADQHEQAGAARLREAGCTVAGPTPNAEADPDPLPATPTRAPAGRFLPERGAYQFDVSAAQRPARPWINVLSNPGFGTQVSETGAGCTWAVNSRLHQLTAWSNDPVADPPREWFLLQDTRTLAVWHVAPSAWGDPLATYQVTHEAGSTVIRHRRDALEVTTTWCVDPQTRVKQVSLRLVNHGRRSLALRLVGLVEWQMGASLADRLTVHTALHRELLTDGASSGKRLTALLATQQDHSAGFGGRTAFLALADAADPPGAMPDWTCDRRECFDARGCLTLPDHFGQRAGGGLDPCAALSTSLTLAPGGHAERVFLLGHADDAAGARRLAAEAAAQPAGQRLARSRAHWDDLLGAVTVVTPDPLLDVLVNRWLLYQTVSCRMWAKAGFYQAGGATGFRDQLQDALALAWAAPAMLREQILRCAARQFAPGDVQHWWHAPSGAGVRTHFSDDLLWLPLACAHYLRATGDAALLELRVPFLVGAAIPAGAEDVYDTPTASQEEATVFEHAARSIDRSLAVGAHGLPLMGSGDWNDGMNRVGSGGQGESVWLGWFLCAVVAGFAPLARTRGEAERADRWEAAAAGWRQALNTTAWDGGWFTRAFFDDGQPLGSQRNAQARIDLIAQAWSVLSHAGEPDLQMAAMAAVRQWLIDDRAGLIRLLDPPLTDAQPSAGYIQAYPPGVRENGGQYSHAGVWALMALAKLARGGSAAACDAAGDEVYRAFTLLSPAHRSEHPVWGAAYGLEPYVMAGDVCSQPPYVGRGGWSWYTGAAAWLHRAAIESLFGLQLEAQQLCLRPCLPSHWPRAELTLTREGRRLHFIVLRANAATALAATAVQGARLLLSGQGVAWTHLGRHACFVLPLLDTAAGESA, from the coding sequence ATGGCGTTCCCACGGCTGAAACACCTGATCCCCCAGGCCGGGACCGACCTGCAGACCCTGCTGGAGGCCTCGCGCGGCGCGCTGCTGCCGCCGCTGCGCGCGGAGATCTTCGGGCCGCAGCGCCTGGCCGCCCATGGTCGCAGCCTGGGTGCCACGCACCGGGCGGCCACGCCGTCGTGGCATGCCGCGAGCTTCTTCCCGCGCCTGCGCAGCAACATCCGGGTGCTGCGCGAGGCCCACCGCTTCATCAGCGCGCAGGCCCGCGCCGGCCATGAGATCAGCCCGGCTGCCGAATGGCTGCTGGACAACTTCCACCTCATCGAGGCGCAGTTCGAGGCGGTGCACGAGGGCCTGCCGCGCAACTACTACCGCGCCCTGCCGGTGCTGCTGGACGAGCCGCTGGCGGGCCTGCCGCGCGTCTACGGGATTGCCTGGGCGTTTGTGGCCCACAGCGATGGCGCCTTTGACGAGGAGCTGCTGCTGCACTTCCTGTCGGCCTACCAGGAGAGCTGCGAACTCACGCTCGGCGAGATCTGGGCCCTGCCGACCACGCTGCGGGTGGTGCTGATGGAGAACCTGCGCCGCCTGGCCGAGCGCGTGGCCACCCACAAGGCCGCACGCGAGGCGGCCAATCTCTGCTGCGACCGGCTCGACGCCTGCCATCCCGTCCCGCTGGACGAGTTGCTGGCGGCCATGAACCGCCGCGGCGTGGGCGCCGTGTTCCTCGCCCAGCTGGCCCTGCGGCTGCGCGAGCATGGCGGGGACCCGGCCGCGCCGTTGCGCGCCTGGCTGCACCAGGCACTGCCCGACCCGCCCGCCGCCCTGGCGCAGCACAACGCCGACCTGGCTGCCGACAACCTGAGCGTGGGCAACGCCGTGACATCGCTGCGCCTGATCGGCGAAGTCGACTGGACCCAGCTGGTGGCCCGTGCCAGCCAGCTCATGCAGGTGATGCTGGGCTCGCCGCTGTTCGAGGCCGAGCACACCCGCACCCGGGATCAGACCCTGCATGCCATCGAACGAATCGCTCGCCGCAGCCGATGCAGCGAGATCATGGTGGCGCGGGCGCTGCTGGGGCTGATGACCACGGCCGACGCCGATGAGCAGGGCAACGCGGCCGCCCACGAGCTGGGGCCTGCCCACTGGTTGAACGGCGAGGGCTGGCCCGCGCTGGCCCAGGCGCTGGGTCTGCCGGTGGGCGTGGCCCCGGCGTGGCGCCGCGCCCGGCAGCGCGTCGTGTTGCCGGCCTATCTGGGGGCCCTGCTGCTGGGCACGCTGGCCGCCGCCGGTTGGTTGCTGCGCGACGGCAGCGGGACGGTGGCTTGGACGGGGTGGACGGTGCTTACCGTCGGGCTGCTGGCGCTGCCGGCCTCGCAGGCGGTGGTGGCGCTCATCAACCGGTTGATCGGCGAGTCGGTGTTGCCGCGGCGGCTACCGCGCCTGGCGCTGGCCGGCGGCATCCCGCCGGCGCACCGCGTGATGGTGGTGATCCCGGCGATGCTGTCCAGTCCGGCCTCCACCCGCGCCCTGGTGCACCAGCTTCACCTGCACCACCTGGCCAACCCGGAACCCTGCGCCCAGTTCGCACTGCTGACCGACTGGGCCGACGCCGATGCGCCGCAGGCCCCTGGAGACGAGGCCCTGCTGGCCGATGCGGTGGCGCAGGTCGAGGCGCTGGACCGGCACTGTCGCAGTGAACGGGCTGACATTGACGCTGAAGCTGATGCGCAGGCCGATGCACCTCGTTTCATCCTGCTGCACCGCACCCGCGAGTTCAGTGCGACCGAGCAGCGCTGGATCGGCTGGGAACGCAAGCGCGGCAAGCTGGAACGGCTGGTGAGCCAGCTGGCAACCGGGGCGCCAGGCGCCTTCCTCGATCTGGGCCGGACCTCGCGCATCGCCCCGGGGGTGCGCCACCTCGTCACGCTCGACAGCGATACCCGGCTGCCGCCCGGGCGGCTGCGCGAGCTGGTGGGCGTGGCCGCCCACCCGCACAACCTGCCCCGGCTGGAGGCCGACGGGCGCCGCGTTCGCAGCGGCTTTGCCATCCTGCAGCCGCACGTGGCGGCGCCCCTGCCGGCGGCCCGCGAGGTCACGCCCTACCACTGGCTGTTCGCCGGGCCCTGCGGCATCGACCCGTACAGCAGCGCCACCTCGGAGCTCTACCAGGACCTGTTCGACGAGGGCAGCTTTGCCGGCAAGGGCCTACTGAACGTGCAGGCTGTGCATGCGCTGCTGGGTGGCCGGCTGCCCGAGGACCAGGTGCTGAGCCACGACCTGCTCGAAGGGGCGCTGGCCCGCTGTGCCGCGCTGAGCGACATCGCGGTGGTCGAGGTGCCGCCGTCGCACGCCGACGTGGCGGCCTCGCGCCGCCACCGCTGGATGCGTGGCGACTGGCAGTTGCTGCCCTTCCTGCTGCAGCCGCGGCGCTGGCCGCTGGGGGCCGTCAACCGCTGGAAGATGCTGGACAACCTGCGCCGCTCGCTGGTGTCGCCGGCCGCGCTGGCCGGGCTGTGCCTGGCGCTGGCGGGCTCGGGCGTGTCGCCCTGGCGCGCACTGCTGCTGGTGCTGCTGGCCTTCGGCGCCGGGCCGGTGATGGGGGCGCTGGCGGGCAGCACGCCGTCGCGCCGCAAGGTGGCGCGCCGGCACTTCTACCGCCAGGTCGTCACCGACTGGCTGCGTGCCCTGGGCGTTGCGCTGTGGCAGTTCGCCATGCTGCTGCAGGATGCGTTGGGGGCGGCCGACGCCATCGTGCGGGCCCTGTACCGCCTGGGCATCAGCCGCCGCCACCTGCTGCAGTGGACCACGGCCGAAGCGGCGCAGGCCGCTACCGCCACGGCGGCCGCCGCGAGCCTGCGCGGCACGCTGCGCCGCCATGCCGCGGAGCCCATGGCTGCCGCCGTCCTGCTGGCTGCGGCCTGGGCCCTGGACACGCCGTACCCAGGGTTGAGCTTTGCCCTGGGCCTGCTGTGGGGTTGCGCGCCCCTGTGGACTTGGTGGGGCAGCCGGCCCACCGCGAGCCTCATGGGCCCGATGGCGCGGCTGCGCACCGGGCTGGCGGATGACACCCAGCCCCCGAGCGTGGCCGAGCGGCGCATGCTGGCCGCGCTGGCGCGCGACACCTGGCGCTTCTTCGAGCGCTGCGTGAGTGCGCAGGACCACCACCTGCCACCCGACAACCTGCAGACCGCACCGCACCCCATCCTGGCGCACCGCACCTCGCCCACCAACATCGGCCTGTACCTGCTGAGTGCGGCCTGCGCGCGGCGCTTCGGCTGGATCGACACCGCCGACCTGCTGGTCCGCCTGGAGGCCACGCTGGGCACGCTGCGGCAGATGCAGCGCCACCGTGGCCATTTCCTGAACTGGTACGACACGCGCACCCTGGCGCCGCTGCTGCCGATGTACGTCTCCACGGTGGACAGCGGCAACCTCAGCGGCCACCTGCTGGCCGTGGCTCAGGCCTGCCGGGAGTGGGCGCTGGCCACAGAGCGCCCGGCCGAGTCCGCTCGCCTGCTGGCGCTGGCCGAGGCCTTCGAGCCGCTGGCCTGGGAGGCGGATTTCAGCTTCCTGTACGACCGCCGCCGCCACCTGCTGCACATCGGCCACCGGGTGGCCGACGGTCTGCCGGACCCGGCCTGCTACGACCTGCTGGCCTCCGAGTCGCGCCTGGCCAGCCTGCTGGCCATTGCCAAGGGCGACGTGCCGCTGCGCCACTGGACGGCGCTGGGCCGGCCGGCCTGTGCCGTGGGCAGCACGGCGGGGCTGCGCTCCTGGTCGGGCTCGATGTTCGAGTACTTCATGCCCGGGCTGGTGCTCGACGAGCCCGAGGGCAGCGTCCTGCACGAGGCCTGCCGCGCGGCGCTGCAGGAGCAGGTCGCCTGGGCGCAGGCCCACGGGCTGCCCTGGGGCGTTTCCGAGTCGGCCTACGCGGCCAACGACCACACGCTGGCCTACCAGTACGCGCCGCAGGGCGTACCGCGCCTGGCGCTGCGCCGCACGCCGCCCGACGAGTGGGTGGTCGCGCCCTATGCCACGGTGCTGGCCGCCGGCCTGGCCCCCCACCGGGCCTGCCAGAACCTGGCCACGCTGGAGACGCTGGGGGCGCGCTCGACCTACGGCTTCATCGAGGCGCTGGACTTCACCCCCGCCCGCCAGATCGCGGGCGGCGGCCACACGCCGGTGCAGACCTTCATGGCCCACCACCAGGGCATGACCATCGTCGCGCTGGCCAACCTGCTGCTGGACGGCGCAGCGCGGCGCTGGGGCATGGGCAACGCCTACCTCCAGGCGGTGGCCCCGCTCCTGCACGAACGCGCACCGCGGGAGGTGCCGGTGATCACCGCCCCGCCGCCGATCCCTCCGGTGCCGGTCCGAGCAGGCCCGTCTGCCAGCCTGGTGCGTGAAGTGCGGCCCGACGCCGAGGCGGTGCCGCCCACCCAGCTGCTGTCCAACGGGCACTACAGCGTCACGGTGCGCCCCAACGGCGCCGGCTGGAGCCGCTGCGGCCCGGTGGGGCTGACGCGCTCGCGCGACGATGCCCTGCGCGACGCGCTGGGCAGCTTCCTGTACCTGCGGCACCAGCGCCATGCGCCGGTGGTCTCGTTGACCAGCCACCCGGCGCCGGACGACGCGGCGCGCTACCGCAGCGTCTTCCACGCCGACCGGGTCTGCTTCGACGCCGACTGGCCCCACCTGACGGCACGCACCACAGTCTGGGTCAGCCCGGAGGACGACGTCGAGCTGCGCCGGGTCGAACTCCACAACCTTGGCGACCGGCCCATCGAGATCGAGCTGATCTCGGCCTTCGAGGTCAGCCTGTCGCCGCCGCTGGCCGACGAGGCCCACCCCGCCTTTGCCAACCTGTTCGTGAGTTCGCGCTGGCAGGCGGCGCAGCAGGCGCTGCTGTTCGAACGCACGCCCCGCCTGCCCAGCGAGCCGGCGCTGAAGATGGCGCACTTCCTGGCCGAGACCGACCCGCAACTGCTGGAGCTGCAGATCCAGACCGACCGCCAGCTCTGGGCCGGACGCAACCGCGCCGTCGACCGCCCCGCGGCGCAGCTCGTCGCGCCCCCCCTGCACGGCGCCACGATGCCCGACGGCCCCTGCGAGGCCGCCCGCGGGGTCGAGCCCGGGGTGGCGCTGGCCACCGGGCTGGACCCGGTCTGCGCGCTGTCGGTACGGCTGCGCCTGCCTCCATCCGGCCTGGCCCGGCTGACCTTTGCCACCGCGGCCAGCGACCAGGCCGGCACGCTTCAGGCGGTGATCGACAAGTATCGCCAGAGCAGCCAGGTGGAACGTGCCTCGCTGATGTCGACCACGCTCGCAGGCGTGCGCCTGCGCGCCCTGCAGACCCGAGCCGAGGACTTTGCCGCCATCCAGCGGCTGACCACCGCGCTGGTGTCGGGGCTGACCCGCGTACGCCACGAGGCCGCCTGCCTGCCGCCCGAGCACACCGGCGGGTGTGACCGCCGCCTGCTCTGGGCCCACGGCATTTCCGGGGACCGGCCGATCCTGCTCGTCACGGTGGGCACGCCGCAGGGACTGGGCCTGCTGCGCGTGCTGGCGCAGGCGCTGCGGCTGTGGTCCTGGGGCGGCATCGCCTGCGACGTGGTGGTGCTCAACATGGAACCGGTGTCCTACGAGATGGCGCTGGCGCATGCCCTGGCGGCGCTGCAGCAGCGCTCGCTCAGCGACGACAACCTGCCCGGCTGGCCGGCCACATCCAGCCTGCAGGTGCTGCGCGCCGACGAGGTGGGCAACGAGGTGCTCAGCACGCTGCGGCACCTGGCGCGCCTGCAGCTGCACGCCGACGGCCGGCCGCTGCACCACCACGTGCAGGCCTGGGCCGACCAGCACGAGCAGGCCGGCGCGGCGCGGCTGCGCGAGGCGGGCTGCACCGTGGCCGGTCCCACCCCCAACGCCGAGGCCGACCCGGACCCGCTGCCCGCCACCCCGACGCGGGCCCCCGCGGGGCGGTTCCTGCCCGAGCGGGGCGCCTACCAGTTCGACGTGAGCGCCGCCCAGCGCCCGGCACGGCCCTGGATCAACGTCCTGTCCAACCCCGGGTTCGGCACCCAGGTCTCGGAGACCGGTGCCGGCTGCACCTGGGCGGTCAACAGCCGGCTCCACCAGCTGACCGCCTGGTCCAACGACCCGGTGGCCGACCCGCCGCGCGAGTGGTTCCTGTTGCAGGACACCCGCACGCTGGCCGTCTGGCACGTGGCGCCGTCGGCCTGGGGCGATCCCCTGGCCACCTACCAGGTCACCCACGAGGCGGGCAGCACGGTGATCCGCCACCGCCGCGACGCGCTGGAGGTCACCACCACCTGGTGCGTGGACCCGCAGACCCGCGTCAAGCAGGTGAGCCTGCGGTTGGTCAACCACGGCAGGCGCAGCCTCGCACTGCGCCTGGTCGGCCTGGTCGAATGGCAGATGGGCGCCTCACTGGCCGACCGCCTCACGGTGCACACTGCCCTGCACCGCGAGCTTCTGACGGACGGGGCCTCCTCGGGCAAGCGGCTCACGGCCCTGTTGGCCACGCAGCAGGACCACTCGGCGGGCTTCGGCGGCCGCACGGCCTTCCTGGCGCTGGCCGACGCGGCGGACCCTCCCGGCGCGATGCCGGACTGGACCTGCGACCGGCGCGAGTGCTTCGACGCGCGCGGCTGCCTGACCCTGCCCGACCACTTCGGCCAGCGCGCCGGCGGTGGGCTGGACCCCTGCGCGGCCCTGTCCACCTCCCTCACGCTGGCGCCGGGGGGGCACGCGGAGCGTGTCTTCCTGCTCGGCCACGCCGACGATGCCGCCGGCGCACGCCGGCTTGCCGCCGAGGCGGCCGCCCAGCCGGCCGGCCAGCGCCTGGCACGCAGCCGCGCGCACTGGGACGACCTGCTGGGCGCCGTCACCGTGGTCACCCCCGACCCGCTGCTGGACGTGCTGGTCAACCGCTGGCTGCTCTACCAGACCGTGTCGTGCCGGATGTGGGCCAAGGCCGGCTTCTACCAGGCCGGCGGCGCCACGGGCTTCCGCGACCAGCTGCAGGACGCCCTGGCGCTGGCCTGGGCCGCACCGGCGATGCTGCGCGAGCAGATCCTGCGCTGCGCGGCCCGCCAGTTCGCCCCCGGTGACGTGCAGCACTGGTGGCACGCCCCCTCCGGCGCGGGCGTGCGCACCCATTTCTCCGATGACCTGCTGTGGCTGCCGCTGGCCTGCGCGCACTACCTGCGGGCCACCGGGGACGCCGCGCTGCTGGAGCTGCGCGTGCCCTTCCTGGTCGGCGCGGCCATCCCCGCTGGCGCCGAGGATGTCTACGACACCCCGACGGCCAGCCAGGAAGAGGCGACCGTGTTCGAACACGCCGCCCGCAGCATCGACCGCAGCCTGGCCGTGGGCGCCCACGGCCTGCCGCTGATGGGCAGTGGTGACTGGAACGACGGCATGAACCGGGTCGGCAGCGGCGGGCAGGGCGAGTCCGTGTGGCTGGGCTGGTTTCTCTGCGCGGTGGTGGCGGGCTTTGCTCCGTTGGCACGCACGCGCGGCGAGGCCGAACGCGCCGACCGCTGGGAGGCCGCCGCCGCTGGCTGGCGCCAGGCGCTCAACACCACGGCCTGGGACGGCGGCTGGTTCACCCGCGCCTTTTTCGACGACGGCCAGCCGCTAGGCTCACAGCGTAACGCGCAGGCCCGCATCGACCTGATCGCCCAGGCCTGGAGCGTGCTGTCGCACGCGGGCGAGCCGGACCTGCAGATGGCCGCGATGGCTGCAGTGCGGCAGTGGCTGATCGACGACCGGGCCGGGCTGATCCGCCTGCTGGATCCGCCGCTGACCGATGCACAGCCCAGCGCCGGCTACATCCAGGCCTACCCGCCGGGGGTGCGCGAGAACGGCGGCCAGTACTCGCACGCCGGCGTGTGGGCGCTGATGGCCCTGGCCAAACTCGCCCGAGGTGGATCGGCGGCGGCCTGCGATGCCGCCGGGGACGAGGTCTACCGCGCCTTCACCCTGCTCAGCCCGGCGCACCGCAGTGAGCACCCCGTCTGGGGGGCGGCCTACGGCCTGGAGCCCTACGTGATGGCCGGCGACGTTTGCAGCCAGCCCCCGTACGTGGGGCGCGGTGGCTGGAGCTGGTACACCGGTGCGGCCGCCTGGCTGCACCGGGCGGCCATCGAGAGCCTGTTCGGGCTGCAACTGGAGGCCCAGCAGCTCTGCCTGCGGCCCTGCCTGCCCTCGCACTGGCCACGGGCGGAGCTGACGCTCACGCGGGAAGGGCGCCGGCTGCACTTCATCGTGCTGCGGGCCAACGCAGCCACTGCCCTGGCCGCCACCGCGGTGCAGGGCGCGCGCCTGCTCCTGTCCGGACAGGGGGTGGCTTGGACGCACCTGGGCCGCCACGCCTGCTTCGTGCTGCCGCTGCTCGATACCGCGGCTGGAGAGTCGGCATGA